In Novipirellula artificiosorum, the genomic window AACAATGCTTTCCGATCTCTGGCCCATTATCGCGAGCGTCTTGGGCGTCTTTTTGGTCATAGGGGTTGGAGCGTTCTGCCGCCAAATGGGTTGGCTGACGCGCGAATCCGATTCCTCGCTCGCGAATTTGACCGCAAAAGTCTTGCTACCCTCACTGTTTGCGGACCGGATTCTCAACAGTGAGCAATTGCATCAATTTTCGTCCGCGTGGTTCCCTCCCGTTTTTGGGTTTTGTTTTACCACGCTTGGATTCTTGATCAGTCTGTTGATCGCGAAGCGGTTTGGGCATTGGATTGGGCTCGATACGGATGCCAAGCAGCGCACGTTTGCCCTTTGTGTTGGCATCTGCAACTACGGATACATCCCGTTGCCGTTGGCGTTTCGTTTCTATCCCGACGCCGTGGTTGAATTGATCTTACATAACGTCGGAGTCGACATGGCGCTGTGGAGTGTCGGGATCGCCGTGATTGGCGGCGCGACGACGTGGCGGCGCGCTGTTTTGACGGCTCCGATGATCGCAGTCGTAACGACGTCGGTCATCCGATACCTCGGCATCGATCAAATGATCCCCAGTTCTTTTCTGGGGGCGGTGAGTATGTTGGGCAGTTGTTCGATTCCAATGGGCTTGATGTTGAGTGGCGCAATCATCGTTGATAATCTGCAAAAAATCGAGTGGGCCGATTCGATGCGAGTGGTTTGCTGTGCGATCGGGATTCGTCAATTGCTGCTACCGCTCTTGATGTTGGCCATCCTTACGGTGCTGACCCTGTTCACTCCGCTGGTCAGCCACGACATGAAGTTGGTCGTGATGCTAGAGGCGGCCATGCCGGCCGCCGTCTTCCCCATTGTGCTGGTTCGGTTGTACCACCGCGACACGTCGACGGCGCTGCGAGTCGTCTTGCCCACCTCGTTGGCTGGATTGGTGCTTGTTCCGCTCTGGCTGGGGATCAGCAAATGGTGGTTGGGCGTTTAGTGCTGGATAGCGTTCAAAGCGACGCTTCTCGATACCGAGGAAGCACGGTTTCCTGAAAACCCGCCGGCACGAAAGTCGCTGCACTCCGCTGCAATGCAAAGCGGGGCACGGCTTGCATTGTATGCAAAGTGCAGCGACTTCAGTCCCGCAATGGGGTTCCTGCGTTTGATACGGCACGCACGATTGAATCTGCGAGGTGGACCTGCCAAGAGCCCGCGAGAAACAACACTGAG contains:
- a CDS encoding AEC family transporter; translated protein: MLSDLWPIIASVLGVFLVIGVGAFCRQMGWLTRESDSSLANLTAKVLLPSLFADRILNSEQLHQFSSAWFPPVFGFCFTTLGFLISLLIAKRFGHWIGLDTDAKQRTFALCVGICNYGYIPLPLAFRFYPDAVVELILHNVGVDMALWSVGIAVIGGATTWRRAVLTAPMIAVVTTSVIRYLGIDQMIPSSFLGAVSMLGSCSIPMGLMLSGAIIVDNLQKIEWADSMRVVCCAIGIRQLLLPLLMLAILTVLTLFTPLVSHDMKLVVMLEAAMPAAVFPIVLVRLYHRDTSTALRVVLPTSLAGLVLVPLWLGISKWWLGV